In Planktothrix sp. FACHB-1365, the genomic stretch TACCCGTCGTGGTTGCCAATTGGGCTGGGCCAGCTAAAACAGTAGACTCCAGTTGTGGAATTCTCGTAGACCCCTGTTCTAAAGCCGGGTTTATTCAAGGGTTAGCCGATGGGATGCTGCGGTTAGCCAACTCCCCCGAATTGCGGTTTCAAATGGGTCAAGCCGGAATAAAACGGGTGAAACAGCATTATTTTGATTGGGATGCAAAATGCGATCGGATTTTAGAAATATTCCAAGAAACCCTTCATGATTATGGTGCTGTCACTGAGGAGATCACCCCATTAAAACCTACATACAGACCTAAAATTTCTTCAGTGACTTAAGAAATGCCTTGTCAAATAAATATTAGGAATTTGAGATAATTTAAGTGCCATAGGCATCACCTCAAATTCCTCTTTATTTTTAGATAAAACAACTTCATCCCCAAGACAAACTATAATAAACCGTCCATTTCTAAGTCTTCAATAATTTGTAATCCTCGCGGATCACCGACTCTTAATAAAGAGGATTTAGCATCATCTTTAACCCCCATATCTGCATCTTCTTCCAACGCTTCAATTAAGGCATCAATCGCCACAGCATAAACAACATTGGAAGGCAGTTCTCGACATAATTGTCCTAACGCCCAAGCACAATTACTTCTAACCGCCGCGATGGGGTCTTGACGCATCGCTTCAATCATGGGGGGAATAGCTCGGATCACAATCTCATAACCGACTTTCGCCATTTGACCAAGAGAACTCGCCGCCCACAAGCGTACCGCCGGAATATCAGTTTTTAGGGCATCTAGTAAGGGTTCTAAGGCTCTGCGATCGCCACAGGTTCCCAAGGCCCAAACAATGCCTTTACGGACATAACCATTCCAGTCGCGGTTGAGTTGTTCAATTAAAGCTTCAACGGCTTGAGAATTAGAGTTGCGCCCTAAAGCATAGGCGACACTCACCCGCACGAGGGGGCAAGCATCCTGTAATAAACCAATCAAATCAGGAATAGCACGCCCGTCCTGAATTTCGCAAAATGCCCGTGCTGCGATCATCCGCCCTTGGGATTCCGGTGATCTTAACAACAGCAACATTTCCTCTGGATCAGGTTTGGCCACTTCGCCATCATCCAACTGATCCAAAGGACTCTCTAACGGGTCTTGGGTATTGATTACGCTCAGTTCTTCATCCTCCATATCATTAATTTACAACAAGTTGTCACCGTTGATGTTGATTGAGTCATTAGAAGTTGGCTGTTTTCTAACAGCACGGGCAATGAGAGGCGCTTTCTTTTCCAGTCCTTCGAGTGTAATTTCACCCGCTAAATAGCAACGATACCACTCACGCCGTTGACGGATCACTCGTTCATCGTCCCGCAAGTGCAAACGTTCTAGGGTAAATGCTGCTCGTTCGAGTTCTTCTGGAGGAACTTGATTTGTTAACACTAACTGAAGAGAAGGAAGAATAATTTCAAACCAATCATCTCTAACTTGAAAAGGATCAAGCACTTGATCATCTAAGGTTTGGTTGCTGCTATTAATCCAACCTGAAGCATAGCGGTAATTGCTCCATTCATAAGCCAAATCAGGGTAATTATCACAACACAAATAATGATCTACTGTGCCAACAGGTTCGTACATGACTGAATAGCCACAAAGATTGCTAAAACCATCCGCTAAATGATGCTTGAAAGGTGTCCAGTAATCTTTCGGTCTTTTTTTATCTGGATTTTTGGCTAACCAACTCTCTCCAGGTTTCCGAACTTGTTCATCAAAATCTGGGGGTTTAGGAAGAGAGTTAAATTTAATCATCCTTGACTCGCCTCCATTTTAATAATCCAACGCGGCCAGAAGGGGTCATGTCCAGGGAGAAGTTGCATCAGTTGTTGATGAATTTGTTCTGAGGTTTGTAGATAATCTGGAAAAGCATTCATATTATCACGACGCATCCAGGCTTCGGCTGCTTCGATCGCTTTTTCAGCTTCTATAGAACGAGCTTGCTTTAAACCAAATATATCAGAAGTTAACCAACCAATTGTATCTCCTTGTTTACACCAGGGAATTTCATGAAGAGTGACTTCTTGTGACTCTAATTGAAATAGAAATAGTCTGTCTGTTTCTTCATCAAAAATAGGTTCTACAGATGCCAGAACCAGAGGAGAATGAGTGGTGACTAAAGCCTGTATTTTGGTCTGTTCCTGTAACCCGGTTAAAACTTTGAGAATGGCGGGTAAAATTGCACGTTGCCACCGGGGGTGGAGATGAGATTCAACTTCATCCATTAACAAAACGATTTGATCGAGAGGAGATTGGTTTCGCAGTTTAGAAGCTTGGGTGTGTTCATACCACGTCCACACTAGCAAATAAGCTAACCCTAAAATACGCTTCATCCCGGCTGATGCGTAGATGATAGGAACATTACCGTAAGGAAGATTGATTGTCGGAATATCACGAATGTCTTCAACAGAAACCCGCGTGGGTTCTCCCGGTTCTATCCATTCACCTGGATGGGGAGAAAGTTGTCTAATGACATCAGATAAGAGTTTAAATGTAGTTTGATCGGGCTGTTGTTGCCAACTCACCCAATCTTGAATTAAACCATTACATAAAACCTTTCCATTTGTTCTCAATCCATCCCAAAGTTTATTCGGGGTAAAGTTGTAAACCCTCTTGCGTTTGCGGGCTGGATCTAAAACGGAGAATCCGCCATTTGCATGGGCATAAATGACTAACCCTCTCAATTGGTAAGACATCTGAAAACTCCCC encodes the following:
- a CDS encoding HEAT repeat domain-containing protein, producing the protein MEDEELSVINTQDPLESPLDQLDDGEVAKPDPEEMLLLLRSPESQGRMIAARAFCEIQDGRAIPDLIGLLQDACPLVRVSVAYALGRNSNSQAVEALIEQLNRDWNGYVRKGIVWALGTCGDRRALEPLLDALKTDIPAVRLWAASSLGQMAKVGYEIVIRAIPPMIEAMRQDPIAAVRSNCAWALGQLCRELPSNVVYAVAIDALIEALEEDADMGVKDDAKSSLLRVGDPRGLQIIEDLEMDGLL
- a CDS encoding AAA family ATPase — protein: MLKELHLKLVGPSPELDVELSDRLNIFTGDNGLGKTFLLDIAWWVLTGSWADRPAFPQREREQIPEITCYLNNRTESKPDRSYFDFSTLKWGSFQMSYQLRGLVIYAHANGGFSVLDPARKRKRVYNFTPNKLWDGLRTNGKVLCNGLIQDWVSWQQQPDQTTFKLLSDVIRQLSPHPGEWIEPGEPTRVSVEDIRDIPTINLPYGNVPIIYASAGMKRILGLAYLLVWTWYEHTQASKLRNQSPLDQIVLLMDEVESHLHPRWQRAILPAILKVLTGLQEQTKIQALVTTHSPLVLASVEPIFDEETDRLFLFQLESQEVTLHEIPWCKQGDTIGWLTSDIFGLKQARSIEAEKAIEAAEAWMRRDNMNAFPDYLQTSEQIHQQLMQLLPGHDPFWPRWIIKMEASQG